One genomic window of Cinclus cinclus chromosome 6, bCinCin1.1, whole genome shotgun sequence includes the following:
- the LOC134045605 gene encoding LOW QUALITY PROTEIN: inositol 1,4,5-trisphosphate receptor-interacting protein-like 1 (The sequence of the model RefSeq protein was modified relative to this genomic sequence to represent the inferred CDS: inserted 1 base in 1 codon), translating to MNSVVLLFVLLKTLIQYPQLVGDVPDEETRLRMEVHAKHIEWERIRLEWQVEQLDLKQSGVEQSLQLLALAVLLFLVLVLWLMGCKRSLRREEPEEGNNGANKEEVRNGLANEEVDVGDAEEEDDANGEEDRNGDDNXEYGNVAGNGEDNIENAVVNEAANAANNDLAIAAYEGDNDLDDNVGRTLMQRIQWPVQDLQAGCEWTMYLMDKYAVYFGHVLSNSFYPVLHQAIGVGSAFEGWSPREQDVVYQVLIPMTPPRGHSFHLELDSAEHRQVRNFRVRVQLECTCTKEQQGENVLCFLHQPEEELRRSQDPSLLDTLCTDSYLDVHKTARWFHQLVRAIWPALPQSHNWHLTLLPSRRCCQFKVTNGRESFRIEVLFGVRRGDSDVFVSSQPKEAHTQNTTWPETYAVAETEFFKHVAKQAPPDSLHLKCLQFFTRLVLGFSFSTYSMKTIVMHLLNVVPVSQWRRRDLLRRLLDIHEGLRFCVPAKHLNHFIVGNQRLPPNIHLPPDVQRGHTYNLFHHLAEESAAHTQAVSEYRDLRKSFQRILLAER from the exons ATGAATTCCGTGGTATTGCTCTTCGTGCTCTTGAAAACCCTCATCCAGTACCCACAGCTCGTGGGTGATGTTCCAGATGAGGAAACACGTCTGCGCATGGAAGTGCATGCCAAGCACATAGAATGGGAGAGGATTCGGCTGGAGTGGCAGGTGGAGCAGCTGGACCTGAAGCAGAGTGGAGTGGAGCAGTCCTTGCAGCTCTTGGCTCTTGCTGTGCTCCTGTTCCTTGTCTTGGTCCTGTGGCTGATGGGGTGCAAAAGGAGCCTGAGGAGAGAGGAGCCTGAAGAAGGAAACAATGGTGCAAACAAAGAGGAGGTCAGAAATGGGCTTGCAAATGAAGAAGTGGATGTTGGAGAtgcagaagaagaagatgatGCGAATGGGGAGGAAGATCGCAATGGTGATGATA GGGAATACGGCAACGTTGCTGGAAATGGAGAAGATAATATTGAGAACGCAGTTGTCAATGAGGCTGCAAATGCCGCAAACAATGATCTTGCAATCGCGGCCTATGAAGGAGACAACGATTTGGACGATAACGTTGGAAGAACTCTGATGCAACGCATACAGTGGCCTGTACAGGACCTGCAGGCTGGCTGCGAGTGGACAATGTACCTGATGGATAAGTATGCGGTTTACTTTGGACACGTCTTATCAAACAGTTTCTACCCAGTCCTGCACCAAGCCATCGGGGTGGGCAGCGCCTTTGAAGGTTGGAGTCCCCGTGAGCAGGATGTTGTGTACCAGGTGCTCATACCCATGACTCCTCCCCGAGGCCACAGCTTCCACCTGGAGCTggactctgcagagcacaggcaggtgaGGAACTTCCGTGTCCGCGTGCAGCTGGAGTGCACCTgcaccaaggagcagcagggggagAACGTGCTGTGCTTCCTGCACCAGCccgaggaggagctgaggaggagTCAGGATCCCAGCCTCCTAGACACCCTGTGCACCGACTCCTACCTCGATGTGCACAAAACGGCCCGCTGGTTCCACCAGCTGGTGAGAGCCATCTGGCCAGCTTTGCCGCAGTCGCACAATTGGCATTTAACGCTGCTGCCCTCCAGACGCTGCTGCCAATTCAAGGTGACCAATGGCAGGGAAAGCTTCAGGATTGAGGTGTTGTTTGGGGTGCGCAGAGGCGACTCCGACGTCTTTGTGAGCAGCCAGCCTAAAGAGGCCCACACCCAAAACACAACCTGGCCCGAGACCTATGCTGTGGCAGAGACTGAGTTCTTCAAGCACGTCGCCAAGCAGGCCCCCCCTGACAGTTTGCACCTCAAGTGCCTGCAGTTTTTCACCCGTCTTGTGCTGGGCTTCAGCTTCTCCACCTACAGCATGAAGACCATCGTCATGCACCTGCTCAACGTCGTGCCCGTGTCGCAGTGGCGCAGGAGAGATCTGCTGCGGCGCCTGCTGGATATCCACGAGGGCCTGCGCTTTTGCGTGCCAGCAAAACACCTCAACCACTTCATTGTGGGGAACCAGAGGCTGCCTCCCAACATCCATTTACCCCCAGATGTTCAAAGGGGTCACACATACAATCTCTTCCATCACCTGGCCGAGGAATCGGCCGCCCACACCCAGGCCGTTAGTGAGTACCGGGATCTGCGAAAGAGCTTCCAAAGAATCCTTCTCGCTGAACGCTGA